In the genome of Eriocheir sinensis breed Jianghai 21 chromosome 44, ASM2467909v1, whole genome shotgun sequence, one region contains:
- the LOC126980466 gene encoding cytochrome c oxidase subunit 6B2-like yields the protein MSASIMPKTMETAPFDPRFPNQNQTKYCYQSYVDFHRCQKLKGEDYEPCQYFKKVFASVCPNAWVEKWDEQLENGTFPGKI from the exons ATGTCTGCTTCCATCATGCCCAAGACCATGGAGACGGCTCCATTTGACCCTCGCTTCCCCAACCAGAACCAGACCAA gTACTGCTATCAAAGTTATGTTGACTTCCACCGGTGCCAGAAGCTGAAGGGTGAGGACTATGAGCCATGCCAGTACTTCAAGAAGGTCTTCGCCTCTGTCTGCCCCAATGCCTGGGTTGAGAAGTGGGACGAACAGCTGGAGAACGGCACCTTCCCTGGCAAGATCTaa